A stretch of the Sulfurospirillum sp. UCH001 genome encodes the following:
- a CDS encoding DapH/DapD/GlmU-related protein, whose product MSFEFYLRLETFIKKHIFNLIFKKYFKTFGKKSYIIKPLRIQGPEFISIGNNVAINSFSWLGVLRQDTIPNLKILDGVYIGNFCHIDCIDEIIIGENTLIADKVYIGDNAHGYGKNNIPIINQKLIYKGKVNIGKNCWIGENVSILSVTIGDNCVIGAGSVVTKDIPNNSVAVGNPAKVIRFINN is encoded by the coding sequence ATGAGTTTTGAATTTTATCTTAGATTAGAAACATTTATAAAAAAGCATATATTTAATCTTATATTTAAAAAATATTTTAAAACATTTGGGAAAAAAAGCTATATTATCAAACCGTTGAGAATACAAGGTCCTGAGTTTATTTCTATTGGAAATAATGTTGCGATTAACTCTTTTTCCTGGTTGGGTGTTCTAAGACAAGATACAATTCCTAATCTGAAGATTTTAGATGGAGTTTATATCGGAAACTTTTGTCATATAGATTGTATTGATGAAATTATAATTGGTGAAAATACTCTGATAGCTGATAAAGTATATATAGGTGATAATGCACATGGATATGGAAAAAATAATATTCCAATTATAAATCAAAAGCTTATTTATAAAGGTAAAGTTAATATTGGTAAAAACTGTTGGATTGGTGAAAATGTTAGTATTTTAAGTGTTACAATAGGTGATAATTGTGTGATTGGAGCAGGATCAGTCGTTACAAAAGATATTCCGAATAATTCAGTTGCTGTTGGAAATCCTGCAAAAGTTATTAGATTTATTAATAATTAA
- a CDS encoding class I SAM-dependent methyltransferase, whose product MKKILKKIDVIASKYIRLKYRHFVKYDPLLDTEGQYTKEDWEKHRDYINIYKNSDDYNTAFLNKVLFDELNKAVAVFELLQVFDFSKINSLIEIGCGYMYQSFLLKQKFPHLHYTASDYDENVIKQSSNVQLLKNIEKVKFNVLEDELALEYDMAISWAVDYHFTDNEIQVIFDKFSKNNTNYLILSLTIATPVRKFKDLINNYKNNKMIEKKFIRAHGWERSLKYLEILGMKSGFNFKYIGKCGDYHALWFYKS is encoded by the coding sequence ATGAAAAAGATACTTAAAAAAATAGATGTAATTGCAAGTAAATATATAAGGTTAAAATATCGACATTTTGTAAAATATGATCCACTATTAGATACTGAGGGTCAATATACAAAAGAAGATTGGGAAAAGCATCGTGATTATATTAATATATATAAAAACTCAGATGACTATAATACAGCTTTTTTGAACAAAGTTTTATTTGATGAGTTAAATAAAGCAGTTGCTGTTTTTGAACTCCTTCAAGTCTTTGATTTTTCGAAGATTAATAGTCTAATTGAAATTGGTTGTGGATATATGTACCAATCGTTTTTATTGAAACAAAAATTTCCACATTTACATTATACAGCTTCAGATTATGATGAAAATGTTATTAAACAATCTTCCAATGTACAATTGTTAAAAAACATAGAAAAAGTTAAGTTCAATGTACTAGAAGATGAGCTTGCTTTAGAATATGATATGGCTATTAGTTGGGCAGTTGATTATCATTTTACAGACAATGAGATACAAGTTATTTTTGATAAATTTTCTAAAAATAATACTAATTATTTAATTTTATCTTTAACGATAGCTACCCCTGTTAGAAAATTTAAAGATCTTATAAATAATTATAAAAATAATAAAATGATTGAAAAAAAGTTTATTCGTGCACACGGGTGGGAAAGAAGTTTAAAATATCTAGAAATTCTTGGAATGAAATCTGGTTTTAATTTTAAATATATAGGAAAGTGTGGTGATTATCATGCTTTATGGTTTTATAAATCATGA